A single window of Methylacidimicrobium sp. AP8 DNA harbors:
- a CDS encoding HAD family phosphatase: protein MNEKERQQTSAQADGSATGAPGNRDWAAIFDWDGVLVNSAAAHLESWRRLAREEGKPLPPDFFLPSFGKKNDWVIPHLLHWTEDPAEIRRISERKEELYRAIVAERGIDLYPGGMALCASLAERSVPMAIASSTARANIELTLHQANLRHRFRTVISAEDVHRGKPDPEVFLLAARRLGFPPERCVVFEDAPVGVEAAKRAGMRAVAVTTTNPAEALQLADRTLPDLGMATPERIAQWFFS, encoded by the coding sequence ATGAACGAAAAGGAACGACAGCAGACATCGGCGCAGGCGGACGGCTCGGCGACCGGAGCCCCCGGCAACCGGGACTGGGCGGCCATCTTCGACTGGGACGGCGTGCTGGTGAACTCGGCGGCCGCCCACTTGGAAAGCTGGCGCCGGCTCGCCCGGGAGGAGGGGAAACCGCTTCCTCCCGACTTTTTTCTTCCCTCCTTCGGCAAGAAGAACGATTGGGTCATTCCGCATCTGCTGCACTGGACGGAGGACCCTGCCGAAATTCGCCGAATCAGCGAGCGGAAGGAAGAGCTCTATCGCGCGATCGTCGCGGAACGAGGCATCGATCTTTATCCCGGAGGGATGGCGCTGTGCGCATCCCTCGCGGAGCGATCGGTCCCGATGGCCATCGCGTCGTCCACCGCCCGAGCCAATATCGAGCTCACCCTCCACCAGGCGAATCTCCGCCATCGCTTTCGGACGGTGATTTCCGCCGAGGACGTGCATCGGGGCAAGCCGGATCCGGAAGTCTTTCTTCTTGCCGCCCGCCGCCTAGGATTCCCACCCGAGCGATGCGTCGTTTTCGAGGACGCCCCCGTCGGCGTGGAAGCGGCCAAGCGGGCGGGAATGCGGGCGGTCGCCGTCACCACGACCAATCCCGCCGAGGCCTTGCAGCTGGCGGACCGGACGCTGCCAGATCTCGGGATGGCGACCCCCGAACGGATCGCGCAATGGTTTTTCTCCTGA
- the thrC gene encoding threonine synthase — MQSDLFTNLRCRECGRLYPKEAIHVCEWDFGPLEAVYDYDAIRRRISRSRIESRPPTMWRYREFLPLDGEPSVGIQVGFTPLVRADRLARALGVREVYIKNDTVNYPTLSFKDRVVAVSLSRAKEMGFSVVACASTGNLANSVAANAASAGLESYVLIPADLEASKVLGSLVYGSRVIGIRGPYDKVNRLCSEIAGKYRWAFVNVNLRPYYAEGSKTMGFEIAEQLGWRLPAHTVIPMASGSLLTKIAKAYREMIDTELVEEIPFAIHGAQAAGCNPIADAFRKGTELIRPVPKPQTIAKSLAIGTPADGYYAIQTIRKTGGAAEDATDPEILEGIRLLAEATGIFAETAGGVTVACARKLIASRKIPEDSSVVLCITGHGLKTAEALSGFLPSPRVIDPSLREFDRLVSSDMTPSPLPKTT, encoded by the coding sequence ATGCAATCCGACTTGTTCACGAATCTCCGGTGCCGCGAATGCGGGCGGCTCTATCCCAAGGAGGCGATTCACGTCTGCGAATGGGATTTCGGGCCTCTTGAAGCGGTATACGACTACGATGCCATCCGCCGGCGGATCTCCCGCAGCCGGATCGAGTCCCGACCTCCCACGATGTGGCGCTACCGGGAGTTTCTCCCGCTCGACGGAGAACCGAGCGTTGGGATCCAGGTCGGCTTTACCCCGCTCGTCCGTGCGGATCGCCTGGCAAGGGCGCTCGGCGTTCGGGAAGTCTACATCAAGAACGATACGGTCAACTATCCGACTCTCTCCTTCAAGGATCGGGTCGTGGCGGTCTCCCTCTCGCGAGCCAAGGAGATGGGGTTTTCGGTTGTCGCCTGCGCGTCGACGGGCAATCTCGCTAACAGCGTTGCCGCCAACGCGGCGAGCGCCGGCCTCGAAAGTTACGTTTTGATTCCGGCCGACCTCGAGGCCTCGAAGGTGTTGGGAAGCCTCGTGTACGGAAGCCGGGTGATCGGAATACGCGGGCCGTATGACAAGGTTAACCGCCTCTGCTCGGAGATCGCCGGAAAATACCGGTGGGCCTTCGTCAACGTCAACCTCAGGCCCTACTATGCCGAGGGATCCAAGACCATGGGCTTCGAAATCGCCGAGCAGCTCGGCTGGCGGCTGCCTGCGCATACCGTGATCCCCATGGCGAGCGGCTCCCTCTTAACGAAGATCGCCAAAGCCTACAGGGAGATGATCGATACCGAGCTGGTCGAGGAGATTCCCTTTGCCATCCACGGCGCGCAAGCTGCGGGGTGCAATCCGATCGCCGACGCCTTTCGGAAGGGAACGGAGCTGATTCGCCCGGTGCCGAAGCCGCAGACTATCGCCAAGTCGCTTGCGATCGGCACTCCCGCCGACGGATACTATGCGATCCAGACGATCCGGAAAACCGGGGGGGCGGCGGAGGATGCCACGGATCCGGAAATTCTTGAAGGCATTCGGCTCTTGGCGGAGGCCACGGGAATCTTTGCGGAAACGGCCGGAGGGGTGACGGTGGCCTGCGCCCGCAAGCTCATCGCCTCCCGGAAGATTCCGGAAGACTCTTCAGTGGTGCTCTGCATCACCGGACACGGGCTGAAGACGGCCGAGGCGCTTTCGGGGTTCTTGCCTTCTCCCCGCGTGATCGATCCCAGCTTGCGGGAATTTGATCGCCTGGTCTCCTCCGACATGACGCCTTCTCCCCTTCCCAAAACAACCTAG
- a CDS encoding MoaD/ThiS family protein, whose product MSEATTQRTIPVRIPTPLRGLTGNKDQVSGRGSTVGELLKDLQAQFPGIGERLFDQTGALRRFVAVYVNGEDIRFLQDQQTPVGPEDEVSIVPAVAGG is encoded by the coding sequence ATGAGTGAAGCAACGACGCAGCGTACGATTCCCGTGAGGATTCCCACCCCCTTGCGGGGACTGACCGGCAACAAGGATCAGGTGAGCGGGCGGGGCAGCACAGTCGGAGAACTCCTCAAGGATCTCCAAGCTCAGTTCCCGGGCATCGGCGAACGGCTCTTTGACCAGACGGGCGCGCTCCGCCGGTTCGTCGCGGTCTACGTCAACGGCGAGGACATCCGCTTCCTGCAAGACCAGCAGACTCCGGTCGGCCCGGAAGACGAGGTCAGCATCGTCCCGGCGGTGGCGGGAGGCTGA
- a CDS encoding NIL domain-containing protein — protein MAKEKQRLWLTFDEALCQRPIIWELGRSFELVFNIRSAQVTQTTGIVAIELEGEREVLKRAIQWLENLGVIVEPVELSTIEG, from the coding sequence GTGGCAAAGGAAAAACAGCGACTCTGGCTGACCTTCGACGAGGCGCTCTGCCAAAGGCCGATCATCTGGGAGCTCGGCCGCTCGTTCGAGTTGGTCTTCAATATCCGAAGCGCGCAGGTTACCCAGACAACCGGCATCGTCGCGATCGAGCTCGAAGGAGAGCGGGAGGTCCTCAAGCGGGCGATTCAGTGGCTCGAAAATTTGGGGGTTATCGTCGAGCCGGTCGAGCTCAGCACGATCGAGGGATAG
- the rplQ gene encoding 50S ribosomal protein L17, with the protein MRHLKRRGKLGRLSKHREALLANLATALIRHNRLKTTLSKAKALQPYAEKLVTLAKKGSLHHRRLAAARLYGKEAVQTLFREIGPRFAGRAGGYTRVTKIGHRLSDAARMAVIEWTEPMASAKEGGKPSKTASSEKAET; encoded by the coding sequence ATGCGCCATTTAAAACGACGCGGCAAGCTGGGAAGACTCTCGAAGCATCGGGAGGCGCTTCTCGCTAATCTGGCGACCGCCCTGATCCGGCACAACCGGCTGAAGACTACGCTGAGCAAAGCCAAGGCATTGCAGCCTTATGCGGAAAAGCTGGTCACCCTGGCCAAGAAGGGTTCACTCCATCACAGGCGCCTGGCGGCCGCCCGCCTGTATGGCAAGGAGGCGGTGCAAACGCTGTTTCGGGAAATCGGACCGCGATTCGCCGGACGCGCCGGCGGGTATACCCGCGTGACGAAGATCGGGCATCGCCTTTCCGACGCGGCGCGAATGGCGGTGATCGAGTGGACCGAGCCGATGGCTTCGGCGAAAGAAGGCGGAAAGCCGTCGAAGACGGCCTCTTCCGAAAAGGCCGAGACATGA
- a CDS encoding DNA-directed RNA polymerase subunit alpha produces the protein MAVRLGRFEMPQSLAKDEAVSTETYGRYVVEPLEAGYGQTIGNSLRRVLLSSLEGAAISAVKIEGALHEFSSLPGVVEDVPEIVLNLKKILFRMASRDPRSLTLEVVKEGPVVAGDIQLQTGVEIVNPQQLICTLDKKQALRMELEVKVGRGFLIADENKKADQAIGVIPIDCLFSPVRRVKYEVENTRVGQRTDYDRLILEVWTDGRIAADDALVQAAAILRHHLDLFVSYGKEAVEFEKPKPPVQEAESRLRKILNMSVNEIELSVRAANCLNNANIATVGQLAQKTEAEMLKYRNFGKKSLNEIKCKLAQLGLSLGMKFDPGLLSEAPTSSSSEARSEE, from the coding sequence ATGGCAGTGCGCTTAGGACGTTTTGAAATGCCCCAATCCTTGGCGAAGGATGAAGCAGTTTCCACGGAGACGTATGGAAGGTATGTCGTTGAGCCGCTGGAGGCCGGCTACGGGCAGACGATCGGGAACTCCCTGCGACGGGTCCTCCTTTCCTCGCTGGAAGGTGCGGCTATATCGGCGGTCAAGATTGAAGGGGCTCTCCACGAGTTTTCGAGCCTGCCGGGTGTCGTAGAGGACGTTCCCGAGATCGTGTTGAATCTCAAAAAGATTCTGTTCCGGATGGCTTCCCGGGATCCTCGTTCGTTGACGCTCGAGGTGGTCAAGGAGGGACCGGTAGTCGCTGGGGACATCCAGCTTCAGACCGGCGTGGAGATCGTGAACCCGCAGCAGCTCATCTGCACCCTCGACAAGAAGCAGGCGTTGCGGATGGAGCTGGAAGTCAAGGTGGGCCGAGGCTTCCTGATCGCGGACGAGAATAAGAAGGCGGATCAGGCTATCGGCGTCATCCCGATCGACTGCCTCTTCTCGCCGGTGCGCCGCGTCAAGTACGAGGTGGAGAACACCCGCGTCGGTCAGCGGACCGATTATGACCGGTTGATTTTGGAAGTCTGGACCGACGGTCGTATCGCTGCGGACGACGCGCTCGTGCAGGCCGCGGCGATCCTGCGCCACCACCTTGATCTTTTTGTCAGCTACGGCAAGGAAGCAGTAGAGTTCGAAAAACCGAAGCCGCCCGTTCAGGAAGCGGAGAGCCGGCTTCGTAAGATATTGAACATGAGCGTGAATGAAATCGAGCTCTCGGTTCGGGCCGCAAACTGCCTCAATAACGCCAATATTGCCACGGTGGGCCAACTTGCGCAAAAGACCGAGGCGGAGATGCTCAAATATCGGAACTTCGGGAAGAAGTCCCTGAACGAGATCAAATGCAAGCTGGCCCAGCTTGGCCTATCGCTCGGAATGAAATTCGATCCGGGACTTTTATCGGAAGCTCCTACGTCTTCGTCTTCGGAAGCGAGAAGCGAGGAATAA
- the rpsD gene encoding 30S ribosomal protein S4 has translation MARYLGPRAKKARRYNVALFGPCKALEKRPYPPGVHGEKSRRKQSDYALALAEKQKLRLMYGVTERQFRRYFAAALKKRGVTGEVLLQLLESRLDNIVHRLGFATTRFGARQMIVHGHVQVNGRRTTTPSFGTRPGDRIEVRDQPQSRKLALRNLEAMQAARVPDWLVLEKEKLRGEVKRLPSKEELRPIANEQLVVEFYS, from the coding sequence ATGGCACGATATCTTGGTCCCCGGGCGAAGAAGGCGCGCCGGTACAACGTCGCCCTTTTCGGGCCGTGCAAGGCATTGGAGAAGCGGCCATACCCGCCGGGCGTTCACGGGGAGAAGAGCCGCCGCAAGCAGTCCGATTACGCGCTCGCCCTGGCCGAAAAGCAGAAGCTGCGGCTCATGTACGGGGTGACGGAGCGTCAGTTCCGGCGCTACTTCGCGGCCGCCTTGAAGAAACGGGGTGTCACCGGGGAAGTGCTGCTCCAGCTACTCGAATCCCGGCTGGACAACATCGTCCATCGGCTCGGTTTTGCAACCACGCGGTTCGGTGCGCGCCAGATGATCGTGCACGGTCATGTGCAAGTGAACGGCCGCCGAACGACGACGCCGAGCTTCGGGACGCGCCCGGGCGACCGGATCGAGGTGCGCGATCAGCCGCAATCGCGAAAGCTGGCTTTGCGAAACCTCGAGGCTATGCAGGCCGCTCGAGTCCCGGATTGGCTCGTGCTGGAAAAGGAGAAGCTTCGCGGCGAGGTGAAGCGACTCCCCAGCAAGGAGGAGTTGCGGCCGATCGCCAACGAGCAGCTGGTGGTAGAGTTCTATTCGTAA
- the rpsK gene encoding 30S ribosomal protein S11, whose protein sequence is MADEKQAKPAAEEAGRPAEPSANAAVKNAEAKKATAEPADKEKERRHKGKGGKGIHSGIAHILATFNNTVITITDLNGRTIAWSSAGRCGFHGSRKSTAYVAQLAAQDAARQAVAQGMREVIVKVKGPGTGRESAIRALQVVGIEVTAILDVTPVPHNGCRPRKPRRV, encoded by the coding sequence ATGGCGGACGAAAAACAGGCCAAGCCTGCTGCGGAAGAAGCGGGGCGACCGGCGGAGCCCTCCGCCAACGCTGCGGTAAAAAACGCGGAGGCCAAGAAGGCGACGGCCGAGCCGGCGGATAAGGAAAAGGAAAGGAGACACAAGGGCAAGGGCGGCAAGGGGATTCATTCCGGCATCGCGCACATTTTGGCCACCTTCAACAATACGGTGATCACGATTACCGACCTCAACGGGCGGACGATCGCTTGGTCGAGCGCCGGCCGGTGCGGGTTCCACGGATCGAGGAAATCGACCGCCTATGTCGCACAGCTGGCGGCTCAAGACGCCGCGCGGCAAGCAGTTGCGCAGGGGATGCGCGAAGTGATCGTCAAGGTCAAGGGGCCGGGGACGGGTCGGGAGTCGGCGATTCGGGCCTTGCAGGTGGTCGGGATCGAGGTGACGGCGATCCTCGACGTTACGCCGGTGCCGCATAATGGATGCCGGCCGCGGAAACCGCGACGAGTCTAG
- the rpsM gene encoding 30S ribosomal protein S13: MPRILGVEIPGAKRTVAALPYIYGIGPSRAKLICELAEIDPGLRAKDLTDQQINRIVQIIQENNFVIEGDLRREIQQNIKRLQAIKCYRGIRHLRGLPVRGQRTSTNARTRKGPRRTVGVVRRKEAKKGKV, translated from the coding sequence ATGCCTCGTATCCTTGGAGTGGAAATCCCCGGGGCCAAGCGGACCGTCGCGGCTCTGCCCTATATTTATGGCATAGGCCCTTCGCGCGCGAAGTTGATCTGCGAGCTGGCCGAGATCGATCCGGGCTTACGAGCCAAGGATTTGACGGATCAGCAGATTAATCGGATCGTGCAGATCATCCAGGAAAACAACTTCGTGATCGAAGGCGATCTACGCCGGGAGATCCAGCAGAACATCAAACGCTTGCAAGCGATCAAGTGTTATCGGGGGATCCGGCATCTCCGCGGCTTGCCGGTTCGGGGACAACGGACCTCGACCAACGCGCGGACGCGCAAGGGTCCGCGGCGGACGGTTGGAGTGGTGCGGAGGAAGGAAGCAAAGAAGGGCAAGGTGTAG
- the rpmJ gene encoding 50S ribosomal protein L36 — protein sequence MKVRASVRRRTANCQVVRRKGRIYIINKKNPRLKQRQG from the coding sequence ATGAAGGTTCGGGCTTCCGTCCGCCGCCGCACCGCCAACTGTCAAGTCGTACGCCGCAAAGGGCGGATTTACATCATCAACAAGAAGAACCCTCGGCTCAAGCAGCGGCAGGGATAA
- the map gene encoding type I methionyl aminopeptidase: MIPIKRGKEVEGMRRSGRLVAEVVNALRSILVPGIRTSEVDRYAAELIAARGAKSAFLGYRGFPGSICISVNEEVVHGIGGDRVLQYGDLVKLDVGVVKDGWVGDTAVTFPVGMAEPGDLKLIEVTKRALWEGIAQAYPGNRIGDIGAAIEACVRAEGFEVVREFVGHGVGRKLHEDPQVPNYGRAGAGARLRAGMTLAIEPMVNAGGAAVRLLADGWTVVTSDGRRSAHFEHTVLITAGEPEVLTDCGSDSVTSKGTAAVGRKEGAGAEAARK, encoded by the coding sequence ATGATCCCGATCAAGCGAGGGAAAGAGGTCGAAGGAATGCGCCGCAGCGGCCGCCTTGTGGCCGAAGTGGTGAATGCCTTGCGCTCGATTCTCGTCCCCGGCATCCGGACGAGCGAGGTCGATCGCTACGCCGCGGAGTTGATCGCGGCGCGCGGCGCCAAGAGCGCCTTTCTGGGGTATCGGGGATTTCCGGGAAGCATCTGCATATCGGTCAATGAAGAAGTCGTCCATGGAATTGGCGGCGATCGGGTACTGCAGTATGGGGATTTGGTGAAGCTCGACGTGGGTGTGGTCAAGGACGGTTGGGTCGGCGACACCGCGGTCACCTTTCCGGTCGGGATGGCGGAGCCCGGAGACCTCAAGCTGATCGAGGTTACGAAGAGGGCGCTGTGGGAAGGAATCGCGCAGGCCTATCCGGGCAATCGGATCGGGGACATCGGTGCGGCGATCGAGGCTTGCGTCCGCGCGGAAGGGTTCGAAGTGGTCCGGGAATTTGTCGGTCATGGCGTGGGTCGAAAGCTGCACGAAGATCCGCAAGTGCCCAACTATGGTCGGGCGGGAGCCGGCGCCCGCTTGCGGGCGGGCATGACCCTCGCCATCGAGCCGATGGTGAACGCCGGCGGGGCGGCGGTCCGGCTCCTCGCAGACGGTTGGACGGTCGTGACGAGCGACGGGCGGCGGTCCGCCCACTTCGAGCACACCGTGCTCATCACGGCCGGGGAGCCCGAAGTCCTCACCGATTGCGGGAGCGACTCGGTGACAAGCAAAGGGACGGCGGCCGTCGGACGGAAGGAGGGGGCGGGTGCGGAGGCGGCTCGGAAATAA
- the rpsT gene encoding 30S ribosomal protein S20, giving the protein MPNTRSAAKQARKSLRKRAYNLRAKRELQQATRQMREKMASGDKADAIGFFSQYQSLLDRLVKRGRLVPRAAARRKQRVARKLFVSAPSGGESVTGE; this is encoded by the coding sequence ATGCCTAACACTCGGTCAGCGGCAAAACAAGCGCGGAAGAGCCTCCGCAAACGAGCATACAACTTGAGGGCCAAAAGAGAGCTGCAGCAGGCCACGCGCCAGATGCGCGAAAAGATGGCTTCCGGAGACAAGGCGGATGCCATCGGCTTTTTTTCCCAGTACCAGTCCCTCTTGGATCGGCTTGTCAAGCGCGGACGGCTCGTGCCCCGTGCGGCCGCCCGGCGGAAGCAGCGGGTAGCCAGGAAACTCTTCGTTTCTGCCCCTTCCGGGGGGGAGAGCGTGACGGGGGAGTAA
- the argS gene encoding arginine--tRNA ligase, with amino-acid sequence MQFPADFLRNQLVSVLERRFGERPPEPLIEPCADPRFGDLQSNAALVLAKRVGIEPRALAAELAAAVGQTEWSLPPEVAGPGFLNFRLKPERCAKAFFSLLGDPRLGIEKADKPQTVVVDYSSPNIAKEMHVGHLRSTILGEALARVYRFLGHRVITVNHLGDWGTQFGMVLLGFKRRGEETGLENGPLEYLEEIYQEIQASAKADPTIREQAKAELRKLQNGDPENLALWSRFVEASKAELARIYEELGVRFDFTMGESAYRDQLASVIRELCAAGIAKPSQGAICVFFPNDPELQDKPFLIRKSDGAYLYATTDLAALRFRVKEWRADRILYVTDGRQRLHFRQLAATARQWGLPVVIEHVWFGSVLGEDNKPLKTREGKPIKLRELLAEAVRRAYAIIAEKRPDLPEARKMQIARAVGIGALKYADLSQNRNLDYVFRWEKLLSFEGNTAPYLLNAYVRMRAILRKAEAAGFSPGPGPLSSEPEMRLVKLLLDFCPTLERVESEGRPHFLCTYLYEVARAFHRFYECCPVLQPSPQAGGEGTESLRAARLALCQGAAATLGTGLDLLGIERLEEM; translated from the coding sequence ATGCAGTTTCCCGCCGACTTCCTACGAAATCAGCTGGTTTCCGTTCTCGAACGCCGCTTCGGCGAACGTCCGCCCGAGCCCCTCATCGAGCCTTGCGCGGATCCTCGATTCGGCGACCTGCAGAGCAACGCGGCCCTGGTTCTCGCCAAGCGCGTGGGGATCGAGCCGCGCGCGCTCGCCGCCGAGCTGGCCGCCGCCGTGGGCCAGACCGAATGGTCCCTGCCCCCCGAAGTCGCCGGTCCGGGGTTCCTCAACTTCCGCCTCAAGCCCGAGCGCTGCGCAAAGGCCTTCTTTTCTCTTCTTGGGGATCCCCGGCTCGGCATTGAAAAGGCGGACAAGCCGCAGACGGTGGTTGTCGACTACTCGAGCCCCAACATCGCCAAGGAGATGCATGTCGGCCACTTGCGGAGCACGATCCTCGGCGAGGCCCTCGCCCGCGTCTATCGTTTCCTGGGGCATCGCGTGATCACCGTCAACCATCTAGGCGACTGGGGCACCCAATTCGGGATGGTTCTCCTCGGCTTCAAGCGGCGCGGAGAGGAAACCGGACTAGAAAACGGCCCTCTCGAATACCTGGAAGAGATCTACCAGGAGATTCAGGCATCGGCCAAGGCGGATCCGACGATCCGCGAGCAGGCCAAGGCGGAGCTTCGCAAGCTCCAAAACGGAGATCCGGAGAATCTCGCGCTCTGGAGCCGGTTCGTCGAGGCTTCGAAGGCGGAGCTCGCCCGCATCTACGAGGAGCTCGGCGTCCGTTTCGACTTCACGATGGGAGAGAGCGCGTACCGCGACCAGCTCGCATCGGTCATCCGCGAGCTTTGTGCCGCCGGCATCGCCAAACCGAGCCAAGGAGCGATCTGTGTCTTCTTCCCGAACGATCCCGAGTTGCAGGACAAACCCTTCCTGATCCGGAAGAGCGACGGAGCCTATCTCTACGCGACGACCGACCTGGCGGCCCTCCGCTTCCGGGTCAAAGAATGGCGGGCCGACCGCATCCTCTACGTCACCGACGGCCGGCAACGTCTCCACTTCCGGCAGCTGGCCGCAACGGCCAGGCAATGGGGCTTGCCCGTGGTGATCGAGCACGTCTGGTTCGGATCGGTGCTGGGCGAAGACAACAAGCCGCTCAAGACCCGGGAGGGGAAGCCGATCAAGCTGCGGGAGCTGCTCGCCGAAGCCGTGCGGCGCGCCTACGCGATCATCGCGGAAAAAAGGCCGGATCTGCCGGAAGCCCGAAAGATGCAGATCGCGCGCGCCGTCGGCATCGGGGCCCTCAAGTACGCAGACCTTTCCCAGAACCGCAATCTCGACTATGTGTTTCGATGGGAAAAGCTCCTCTCCTTCGAAGGGAATACTGCGCCCTACCTGCTCAACGCCTATGTCCGGATGCGGGCGATCCTCCGCAAGGCGGAGGCGGCGGGATTTTCCCCCGGTCCGGGTCCCCTCTCGTCGGAGCCCGAGATGCGGTTAGTCAAGCTCCTCCTCGACTTTTGCCCGACCCTGGAACGGGTCGAAAGCGAAGGGCGCCCGCACTTTCTCTGCACCTACCTCTATGAGGTCGCTCGCGCCTTCCACCGGTTCTACGAATGCTGCCCGGTCCTGCAACCGTCCCCGCAGGCGGGCGGGGAAGGGACGGAGAGCCTGCGCGCGGCGCGCCTGGCGCTCTGCCAAGGAGCGGCCGCCACCTTGGGCACGGGTCTCGACCTTTTGGGGATTGAGCGCTTGGAAGAAATGTAG